One region of Balaenoptera ricei isolate mBalRic1 chromosome 5, mBalRic1.hap2, whole genome shotgun sequence genomic DNA includes:
- the PRDM8 gene encoding PR domain zinc finger protein 8 isoform X2, whose protein sequence is MEDSGIQRGIWDGDAKAVQQCLTDIFTSVYTTCDIPENAIFGPCILSHTSLYDSIAFIALKSTDKRTVPYIFRVDTSAANGSSEGLMWLRLVQSARDKEEQNLEAYIKNGQLFYRSLRRIAKDEELLVWYGKELTELLLLCPSRSHSKMNGSSPYTCLECSQRFQFEFPYVAHLRFRCPKRLHSVDVSPREEQGSGVGTKDHGGGGGGKDQQPPQPQETPLGPSPKFCKAGPVHHYPAPSPEGGNPPAAGGGGGGGSSAKPSTDFHNLARELENSGGASSCSPVRSLSGGSDHQEAELSPDGNAAGVGKGKRKFPEEAAEGGGGGAGLVGGRGRFAERPPPASKEDLVCTPQQYRASGSYFGLEENSRLFAPPSPETGEAKRSAFVEVKKAARAAGVQEEAAADGGSTAAEEQDAGGGGSATPVAASPAGSEKLLAPRPGGALPGRLEGGSPVRGSAFTSVQQLGAGGNGAGGGAGAGAAGGAGGGQGAASDERKSAFSQPARSFSQLSPLVLGQKLSALEPCHPGDGVGPTRLYPAASDPLAVKLQGAADLNGGCGSLPSGGGGGGGGLPKQSPFLYATAFWPKSSAAAAAAAAAAAGPLQLQLPSALTLLPPSFTSLCLPAQNWCAKCNASFRMTSDLVYHMRSHHKKEYAMEPLVKRRREEKLKCPICNESFRERHHLSRHMTSHN, encoded by the exons ATGGAGGATTCGGGCATCCAGAGAGGCATCTGGGATGGAGATGCCAAAGCTGTCCAACAATGTCTGACAGATATTTTTACCAGCGTTTACACCACCTGCGACATCCCTGAGAATGCTATATTCGGTCCCTGCATCCTGAGCCATACTTCCCTGTACGACAGCATAGCTTTCATAGCTCTCAAGTCCACCGACAAGAGAACGGTCCCTTATATCTTCCGG GTAGACACCTCAGCGGCGAATGGTTCCTCAGAAGGTCTGATGTGGCTGCGTTTGGTCCAATCAGCCAGAGATAAAGAAGAGCAGAACCTTGAAGCCTACATAAAAAACGGACAGCTGTTTTACCGCTCTCTCCGCAGGATTGCCAAAGATGAGGAGTTACTAGTTTGGTACGGGAAAGAACTGACTGAGTTACTCTTGCTCTGCCCCTCTAGATCCCACAGCAAAATGAATG GGTCGTCCCCTTACACATGCCTGGAATGCAGCCAACGTTTCCAGTTTGAGTTTCCCTATGTGGCGCATCTGCGCTTCCGCTGCCCCAAGCGACTTCACAGCGTTGATGTGAGCCCCCGAGAGGAGCAAGGCAGCGGCGTGGGCACCAAGGATcacgggggcggcggcggcggcaaggACCAGCAGCCGCCGCAGCCACAGGAGACACCCTTGGGTCCCAGCCCCAAGTTCTGCAAAGCCGGCCCGGTCCACCACTACCCGGCCCCCTCCCCCGAGGGCGGTAACCCGCCTGCGgctggtggcggcggcggcggcggcagcagcgcgAAGCCGTCCACGGACTTTCACAACCTGGCGCGGGAGCTGGAGAACTCCGGGGGAGCCAGCAGCTGCTCCCCAGTGCGGAGCCTCAGCGGCGGCAGCGACCACCAGGAGGCGGAGCTGAGTCCCGACGGCAATGCCGCGGGCGTgggcaaagggaagaggaaattcCCGGAGGAGGCGGcggagggcggcggcggcggcgccgggcTGGTGGGGGGCCGGGGCCGCTTCGCCGAGCGGCCCCCGCCCGCCTCCAAGGAGGACCTGGTGTGCACGCCCCAACAGTACCGCGCCTCGGGCAGCTACTTCGGCCTGGAAGAGAACAGCCGCCTCTTCGCGCCGCCCAGCCCGGAGACAGGCGAGGCGAAGCGCAGCGCCTTCGTGGAGGTGAAGAAGGCGGCCCGAGCGGCCGGTGTGCAGGAGGAGGCGGCCGCCGACGGCGGGAGCACGGCCGCCGAGGAGCAGGAcgcgggcggcggcggctccgCCACGCCCGTGGCCGCGTCGCCGGCCGGCTCCGAGAAGCTGCTGGCCCCGCGGCCCGGGGGAGCGCTGCCCGGCCGGCTGGAGGGCGGCAGCCCGGTGCGGGGCAGCGCCTTCACCTCTGTGCAGCAGCTGGGCGCGGGCGGCAACGGCGCAGGGGGCGGTGCAGGCGCTGGGGCcgcgggcggggcgggcggcggcCAGGGCGCCGCGTCGGACGAGCGCAAAAGCGCCTTCTCGCAACCGGCGCGCTCCTTCTCTCAGCTGTCCCCGCTGGTGCTGGGCCAGAAGCTGAGCGCGCTCGAGCCCTGCCACCCCGGAGACGGTGTGGGCCCCACCAGACTGTACCCCGCCGCCTCCGATCCTCTGGCCGTGAAGCTCCAAGGAGCTGCGGACCTGAACGGAGGTTGCGGGTCCCTGCCgagcggcggtggcggcggcggcggcgggctgcCCAAACAGAGCCCTTTTCTCTACGCCACCGCCTTCTGGCCCAAGAGCTCCGCCgccgcggcggccgcggcggctgCGGCCGCGGGGCCCCTGCAGTTGCAGCTGCCCtcggcgctcacgctgctgccgccctccttcacctctctgtgtctgCCCGCGCAGAACTGGTGCGCCAAGTGCAATGCCTCCTTCCGCATGACCTCCGACCTGGTGTACCACATGAGGTCGCATCACAAAAAGGAGTACGCCATGGAGCCCTTGGTGAAGCGAAGACGGGAGGAGAAACTCAAGTGCCCCATCTGCAACGAGTCCTTCAGGGAGCGCCACCACCTCTCCAGGCACATGACCTCGCATAATTGA
- the PRDM8 gene encoding PR domain zinc finger protein 8 isoform X1, producing MEDSGIQRGIWDGDAKAVQQCLTDIFTSVYTTCDIPENAIFGPCILSHTSLYDSIAFIALKSTDKRTVPYIFRVDTSAANGSSEGLMWLRLVQSARDKEEQNLEAYIKNGQLFYRSLRRIAKDEELLVWYGKELTELLLLCPSRSHSKMNAGSSPYTCLECSQRFQFEFPYVAHLRFRCPKRLHSVDVSPREEQGSGVGTKDHGGGGGGKDQQPPQPQETPLGPSPKFCKAGPVHHYPAPSPEGGNPPAAGGGGGGGSSAKPSTDFHNLARELENSGGASSCSPVRSLSGGSDHQEAELSPDGNAAGVGKGKRKFPEEAAEGGGGGAGLVGGRGRFAERPPPASKEDLVCTPQQYRASGSYFGLEENSRLFAPPSPETGEAKRSAFVEVKKAARAAGVQEEAAADGGSTAAEEQDAGGGGSATPVAASPAGSEKLLAPRPGGALPGRLEGGSPVRGSAFTSVQQLGAGGNGAGGGAGAGAAGGAGGGQGAASDERKSAFSQPARSFSQLSPLVLGQKLSALEPCHPGDGVGPTRLYPAASDPLAVKLQGAADLNGGCGSLPSGGGGGGGGLPKQSPFLYATAFWPKSSAAAAAAAAAAAGPLQLQLPSALTLLPPSFTSLCLPAQNWCAKCNASFRMTSDLVYHMRSHHKKEYAMEPLVKRRREEKLKCPICNESFRERHHLSRHMTSHN from the exons ATGGAGGATTCGGGCATCCAGAGAGGCATCTGGGATGGAGATGCCAAAGCTGTCCAACAATGTCTGACAGATATTTTTACCAGCGTTTACACCACCTGCGACATCCCTGAGAATGCTATATTCGGTCCCTGCATCCTGAGCCATACTTCCCTGTACGACAGCATAGCTTTCATAGCTCTCAAGTCCACCGACAAGAGAACGGTCCCTTATATCTTCCGG GTAGACACCTCAGCGGCGAATGGTTCCTCAGAAGGTCTGATGTGGCTGCGTTTGGTCCAATCAGCCAGAGATAAAGAAGAGCAGAACCTTGAAGCCTACATAAAAAACGGACAGCTGTTTTACCGCTCTCTCCGCAGGATTGCCAAAGATGAGGAGTTACTAGTTTGGTACGGGAAAGAACTGACTGAGTTACTCTTGCTCTGCCCCTCTAGATCCCACAGCAAAATGAATG CAGGGTCGTCCCCTTACACATGCCTGGAATGCAGCCAACGTTTCCAGTTTGAGTTTCCCTATGTGGCGCATCTGCGCTTCCGCTGCCCCAAGCGACTTCACAGCGTTGATGTGAGCCCCCGAGAGGAGCAAGGCAGCGGCGTGGGCACCAAGGATcacgggggcggcggcggcggcaaggACCAGCAGCCGCCGCAGCCACAGGAGACACCCTTGGGTCCCAGCCCCAAGTTCTGCAAAGCCGGCCCGGTCCACCACTACCCGGCCCCCTCCCCCGAGGGCGGTAACCCGCCTGCGgctggtggcggcggcggcggcggcagcagcgcgAAGCCGTCCACGGACTTTCACAACCTGGCGCGGGAGCTGGAGAACTCCGGGGGAGCCAGCAGCTGCTCCCCAGTGCGGAGCCTCAGCGGCGGCAGCGACCACCAGGAGGCGGAGCTGAGTCCCGACGGCAATGCCGCGGGCGTgggcaaagggaagaggaaattcCCGGAGGAGGCGGcggagggcggcggcggcggcgccgggcTGGTGGGGGGCCGGGGCCGCTTCGCCGAGCGGCCCCCGCCCGCCTCCAAGGAGGACCTGGTGTGCACGCCCCAACAGTACCGCGCCTCGGGCAGCTACTTCGGCCTGGAAGAGAACAGCCGCCTCTTCGCGCCGCCCAGCCCGGAGACAGGCGAGGCGAAGCGCAGCGCCTTCGTGGAGGTGAAGAAGGCGGCCCGAGCGGCCGGTGTGCAGGAGGAGGCGGCCGCCGACGGCGGGAGCACGGCCGCCGAGGAGCAGGAcgcgggcggcggcggctccgCCACGCCCGTGGCCGCGTCGCCGGCCGGCTCCGAGAAGCTGCTGGCCCCGCGGCCCGGGGGAGCGCTGCCCGGCCGGCTGGAGGGCGGCAGCCCGGTGCGGGGCAGCGCCTTCACCTCTGTGCAGCAGCTGGGCGCGGGCGGCAACGGCGCAGGGGGCGGTGCAGGCGCTGGGGCcgcgggcggggcgggcggcggcCAGGGCGCCGCGTCGGACGAGCGCAAAAGCGCCTTCTCGCAACCGGCGCGCTCCTTCTCTCAGCTGTCCCCGCTGGTGCTGGGCCAGAAGCTGAGCGCGCTCGAGCCCTGCCACCCCGGAGACGGTGTGGGCCCCACCAGACTGTACCCCGCCGCCTCCGATCCTCTGGCCGTGAAGCTCCAAGGAGCTGCGGACCTGAACGGAGGTTGCGGGTCCCTGCCgagcggcggtggcggcggcggcggcgggctgcCCAAACAGAGCCCTTTTCTCTACGCCACCGCCTTCTGGCCCAAGAGCTCCGCCgccgcggcggccgcggcggctgCGGCCGCGGGGCCCCTGCAGTTGCAGCTGCCCtcggcgctcacgctgctgccgccctccttcacctctctgtgtctgCCCGCGCAGAACTGGTGCGCCAAGTGCAATGCCTCCTTCCGCATGACCTCCGACCTGGTGTACCACATGAGGTCGCATCACAAAAAGGAGTACGCCATGGAGCCCTTGGTGAAGCGAAGACGGGAGGAGAAACTCAAGTGCCCCATCTGCAACGAGTCCTTCAGGGAGCGCCACCACCTCTCCAGGCACATGACCTCGCATAATTGA